The Hirundo rustica isolate bHirRus1 chromosome Z, bHirRus1.pri.v3, whole genome shotgun sequence genome contains the following window.
TTCCTTCGGCTGGCATCCCTTTTTACTAGCAGCAGGTGTCCCATGCCCAAGGAAGCGCTGTGTGTGAATATGCAAAGAGGACCAGCTTAGAGGCCTCATAGCCATTCTTTGTGGTCTACATTTACACTGCTGTTTTTGAGGGCAAAATTACTCCCAGACTTCCAAACACTCATGCTTTtggtcttttttctttctcatctctCTGCAAAAGCCTTCCTCTCTCTAGTGAGCTCTGGAGTAAGGCTGGTGCCTATAATCCTTCAAGGTTTACTTTTCATCCCTCAAAACTTGTCATGGGCAACTTCGTCCACTCCAGGGATCTTCTATATGCAGACAGCTCATTCCTAAGTCTTTTTCTTCCAGACAGTCCTCTTCCTCTCTACCCATACTTTAACAATTTGTATAAACGACAAATTACTTTCTTATTCTGCACTGCAGCTTTGCTTCTGTATATTGTAGTATGAAGGGcatccttttttcattttctggcttttttcttcttcttcttcttcttcttcttcttcttcttcttcttcttcttcttcttcttcttcttcttcttcttcttcttcttcttcatctctCTACACTTACCTAATGATATAGGTGCctgaaaatgcagcagcatttctgttttgatCAAATCATTCATCCAGTCACTCGGACTTGGTCATGCTGGATTGAGCACACATAAAGGAGATTCCCTATCCGAGCTGCTTTCTTGGTGGCTGGATGGCATTAAGTAACCTATGGTGCCTTCCACCCCGCTGCAGCTAAGCAGGACCCTCAGTTTCTCAGATCCTTTtcctacagatttttttcaggcatTCCTGTTGCAAGGCTATGTGTACCGAACACCTGAGGAGGGAACATGCATCAACCTCTAAATGATCTTGGgatcaggttttttttaacttgtgcAGTTAAGAGTAACACTCTGTTGCAGATAATGTAACAGCACCTggtagatttttctttattctgcttCTACATTTCCACTCTAGCATGCTGGCACAGGAGACTGCAcacacaagggaaaaaacagtTAGAAGAATTGATGTTGTAAGCTGACTTGACTGTCAGGGAAGAACTCCTGTCAGATGGCAAAAATAAATCTACTTGCCTTGGATTTATTCACTGAGAATACTGTTGTGCAATTCTATCACTCGGTGTTGTGCTTATTTCAAGGTTTGTATGTCTTCTGGTAGACGCGTTAAAACCAAATAACTTCCATTCCTATCACCTGAAGAATCAGTCCTCAGCTAAGAAACTGAAGCTATTTCGCCTCTGTGTATTCTGACAGACTCACTCAGGTGGTCACCGGGCAATAGCTAAAGCTGCTGCTTTAGCACGATGAGAGTTCTTAACCCTTGGGTGAAGGGTTGAGTGAATGTTCCCCCTGCTCCACGATGGCCGTCCTGTGTCTTGCTTCCCCTTTCTCTCCTGCACTCTTACACATTCCCTGAGGCAGGGGTGCGTGTGACTGGAAATGTGAAGTCACCTGATAGGATGCTGCCTGACTCCCTTCGCTCTGCACGGCATAAGCTCTCCTCGCATAGCCGTAGTGAAAGCCGCTCTGCAAGGCTTTGCTCTGCTCAGCTGGCTGCAGATGCAAACCAGAAATCCATCCTTCTACTGCCTACTTATCATCAGGAGGGTTACATGTCTTCTTGCCTCTTGTTTCTTCCCTCAAACCTCTGTTCTCAAAAGGAAGGTCTATTCTGCTGCTAGCCATGCATCCTGAGACACGGCTATATTGGTGTTGCACTGCTTTCTGCATGTGGGCATTCGTGTTCACATCCTTGATTAAAGGTAGGCTCTCTTTGATACCAGTTTCTAGAatattttctagttttcttGAATAAATTCCATGTAAAGCTTCCACCAgctatttctaacctgaaatcTGTAACATTTCAACAGCATTTGAAAAGAGCTAAAATAATACCAGTTTTCCAAcataaaatcttcatttttgtttgatAACTAATGGAAGAACTATTTCCAGAAAACAATAGAAATGGATTACGGGTCCTAGTAATTTCACTTGGTGCTTGAATTTTCAAGTGCTTAAATAATGCAGGCTGTGGATGTGCATGGTCAGTATTCACACTTTCAAAAGTGAGAACTTGATCTATTGTTGTTCACTATTGGCTTATGATCTCTGCTTTAAATATGCTGCAGTGATTTCTGTTCACAACTCTCACTGAATTTACCAGGAGTTTTTGCTTTTAGGACACATTTGTTTTGAAAGTCTTGCTTCTGCGGATGGCCAAGATGTCTATTAAATATAGTGCTTGTCTTAGCAAAGCATAAGTAACTGTCTTAAAGCAGCACCATGAGATAAAACCTAAATACTTGTCTTGTTttgttactttattttaaagcatgtGTCTATTAAGAAGCCAGTGGGaaaatttcaaatgaaacatgattttagaTGCATTTACTTTAGTCATGAGACTTCATGCTCCCACAGTAGTGTACATCGAATCACAGTGCTACGGGAGGTGATGatgaaatctgaaaagaaaatttttagttcttttttgAATGGAACAATACATGATATAAAAGCATCCAAACTTTATAGACATTCATGTGTCTTCTCTGAGTGATGCTGAAAGGATGAATTAAAACATCAAGTTTTCGAATTTTGACTAGAATTTTACTTCCATTTTACTTTACATGTAAGTGACCAGTAACCAACATTTCGTCTTGCAGTTGTGATAATCCCAGGCAATTACAGGATGCTTTGTATCACCTTAGAGGTGAAATCTCTTTTTCAAGAACAGGGGAAGGACAGTCTAATCATGAGAGTGGAGCATACTGAGACCAACTGTATCCCTGTGGGACATCTGCACATCCATAGGCCCTTGTGTTTACTGAAGGATATGTAAATTGCAAATTTATGTCCTATCCTGTGCCAGAGACCATGCTGCCTGGCACAAACCCCTTCtatatttaatatttgcaaTCATAAAGGCTTATCGTGATTGCTTGTCCAATGTGTTATAGTGTAGCCTGGGACTAATGCAAAAAAGTTATTACAATGtgtttgaaaacagatttttcctcaGTTGTATCAGAAATATCTTTGGGATCATCATACAGTTTTGATAACATAGCTGTGCACAACATGAGAAGGAAATTCTAAACCTTGACCtcataaagtatttttattttaggtgCTGATTTACAAAAATGTGTAGTAATAGCAATGTTATTCAATAAAATTGTTCTTCTGAGCTGATGTTGCCAGAAccaataaaatttaatattttcccttttgaaatcAAAGTGTTTGGCCTTTAACACTATGAAAATAACTGTTTCAGGTTTGGACTGTGTAACAGGTTAGGAGCATTGTACTCTGCAGTGAGTCAGATCAGTGCCTGCCACACACCTTGCATCTTCTAAGCCATCTGGTCTGTTCTTCATTAATGAGGGTTTACAGATGTGATCTGCTTATTCCCAAAGAACAGTACTGTGTTACATAGATGCAGACTATTATATAAGAAATGTTAATATCTCCACTTTTTTCTTGTTCATATAACTTAATGAATGaactttctgcaaagaaaaattatgctATCTAAAGAGTGGAAATATCAGTCATGAGGATAATATGCAGTCGTAATGTTTAAGATTAGGAGGCATCATTTTAGTCACCTAATCACTTGGTAGAGATTTTGATACAGTAGTTGCAGCCTCAAGCTTTTAATTTCTAAGTAGCTATCCTTTTCATAAACACCCTGTTTTACCAGGAAGACTCACAAAGATTAAATCTGTCACATTTTGACTTCTTATATTTCACACCACCTTATTCTACTTTGGTGTGACACCAGGGAGGGCCAAATGGAGGCTAATAGGTTAAATCCTAAGTTGGATTTAACCTATTACAACCACAACCACTGAAGCCATTCCCTTCCTATTTGAGGAAACAAGGAGTAACCAACTATGCAGGAGGATGCTTGCAACTGACAGCATACTGGCaccctctcctctctgtgctgtggTGGCTTTAAACATGGTCACAAGCACAAGATCCAGAAATATAGCGTAGACTAACTAGTATGTTATCCAGCaccttcttcccctttttcttaCCTCTGGCTTAGCTGTTCTTTATCTTTACCAATACAGATACCACAGCCTGCGAGTCAGAGGAACGGTTATTTCACAAACTCTTCTCCCAGTACAACCAGTTCATTAGGCCAGTGGAAAATGTTTCTGATCCTGTCACTGTGTATTTTGAACTGGCCATTACCCAGCTTACAAATGTGGTAAGACTCACTACAGAATACAGGCGAGCTTTGGGGTGGTTGTAAACACATGGAAATTGCTGAAGCGGGAGATGTAATTGTGATGGCTGCATGCACCCACAACTCTCCTAGCTTTCATTTCATGTATATCTAAATGCACATGCTGAGACCTTTGCTGTTCTTTTAGTTAGATGAGTTGTTCCAGTTGCTTGAACAAGTGGTTTGAATGACTCAGATTAATTTCCTTACTCTGTAGCATCAAACCCCTCTGCTTCAGGGAGCAGCctccagagcccagggcagaAGTACTGAATGTTCAAGCCCACTCTTCAGAGGTCTCTAGCCCACTCCAGAGACACCTGGTTGGTGTCTCCAGAGACACCATGTTGTGTGTAGCATGTGATCAGTTCTCCTGTGGGGCTGCTGAATTTTCCCAGTagtcctgaggggaaaaatctTCTCCCTTTTTTGCATCCtgttttttaatctatttttttcaaaatgatgTAAGGGAAAAGTGGGGCAAGTGGaagaaaggtattttaaagCATGGAGATGGGGATGAATGTTGCATGTTTTGTAATGCAAATTGGTGTGGGGCAAACATGCTGGGCAGGACAGAGGCAATATGGAAGAACCAAAGCATCTCCTTTCTGATTCATGACTGATTGGCCATTGCAATAAGTGACTGTAGAAAGGTTTCTGTATAAGGGTTACCTAATTTAGCACTGGTAAAGTGCATCTGCTTTAGAGGTTTGCATAGAAATTCAAAACATTATGACAGAGATGCCATTTTCCTTGAACCTTGACCAGTTTTGTACTGTGTAATCAGAGCTTTTTAAACACTGAATCCAACAAAACACACAGCCACAAGAAGAATCTTATTCCTCTGGTACAGGTCAGAGCAATTCTAGGCTGTGTGCTCTCTCGATACTCAAATGCCTGGCGAAACAGTGGAGCTTTCTGTATATCTGATATATCTGTATATCTGATATTTatgaaacatgatttttcagtaaagttTTACTAATTTTTCAGTAGGGTTGCACACAACAGTGTACAATGTGTAAACCTCTTGAAATGGACTAGAAATTATCTGCTGTCAATTAATGTGAAATActgttttccagttttatgGGCTAAGTTTTTGGCCATCTCAGGTTACTATAACTGTTTATGCCTGTGTTTCTTTATAGGATGAAGTCAATCAGATTATGGAAACAAATTTGTGGCTAAGACACGTAAGTGACTGTGTTGTATTTCTCATGCATTTTGCATCGATCTGATGAAATATGTGTTACTTGTAAGTTACATCTATAGaataagtttttgttttgtaacaggggttttaaaaaagaataaggaGAAACTCCACaattgaaaaagtaatttttttatcctttttttctaGAAGTTACATCTTTCTTTCCTGGGGGATATATTCTTCCCCAACTTCATTATGATTTGTTCTTCTGGAAAATCTAGCTGGATGTACTCCTTAAAGGGTGATTAAATATGCAGGTCTGCAGTCCTAGGTCATCCCCACCAAAATCTTTATTAGCAAAAGGGACATGCCTCCATTATTCTTGATAGTTTTAGTGGTTTTACATAGATAAGGAGCCTTGGAGGACCTAAACTAAAAAGAGTAGCAATCCATATCCAGTATTCACACATGTCCAGTGTTTCTCCAGATCATGGCCTCACTGTCTTTTGGACCACTGTCCCCTTCTCCACATTCTACACTTTATCATAGTCTGTCATTTTACAGGAAGATCTGAGAAACAGATATTTGTTGGTAATTTAAGGTTTTATACTCCTTGTCCATTCTTCTTCCAGATTTGGAATGACTACAAACTGCGATGGGATCCCAGACAATACGATGGCATTGAATTTGTTCGGGTACCAGCAGATAAAATTTGGAAACCAGATATTGTCTTGTATAATAAGTATGATATTCATTTTACCCAATTTATTGATTCATTTAAATCCTTCTCTCAAAAATATCCCCTTGCAGCACCCATGAAAACACCCATTACATTTTACTTtcatgataatttttttgtctttgctgcATTTGTCTTTCCAGTGCTGTGGGAGATTTTCAAGTTGAAGGCAAGACCAAAGCCCTTCTTCGCTATGATGGAATGATCACCTGGACCCCAccagctatttttaaaagctcctGTCCTATGGATATTACCTTCTTCCCATTTGATCATCAGAACTGTTCACTCAAATTTGGCTCATGGACCTATGACAAAGCCAAAATTGATCTTCTGATCATTGGATCGAAAGTAGATATGAATGACTTTTGGGAAAACAGTGAATGGGAAATAGTTGATGCTTCTGGGTACAAACATGATATCAAATATAACTGCTGTGAAGAGATCTACACAGACATAACATATTCTTTTTATATTCGAAGGTTGCCAATGTTCTACACCGTAAATCTGATCATTCCCTGTCTTTTCATCTCATTCCTGACTGTGTTAGTTTTTTACCTACCATCTGACTGTGGTGAGAAAGTTACTCTTTGCATCTCTGTGCTTCTTTCTTTGACTGTATTTTTACTGGTGATCACAGAAACAATCCCATCCACCTCTTTAGTAATTCCCCTAGTTGGTGAATATTTACTCTTCACAATGATATTTGTGACTCTGTCAATTGTCATCACAGTGTTTGTCCTCAATATACATTACAGGACTCCAACGACACACACAATGCCCAAATGGGTAAAAACCGTCTTTCTTGGCCTGCTCCCCAAAGTCCTGTTGATGCAGAGGCCACTagaacagcagaagaaaaacctctccagaaaaaacaagaaagtaTCAGACAGCAAGTTGGGTAAGTCAAAGCGCAGCAAACTTAAAGACACCAAATTGCACAAGGAGCAATGGTGCAGTCACTGTGATAAGGCAGCTGAACTCTCTGCCGCCAAAAGACAGCTGAGCCATCAGTCACTGGAATGGATGGCAGAGCACATGGAGTACTCCCCAGAGGTGAAGGATGTCATTAGCAACGTCCAGTTCATCGCAGAGAACATGAGGTCTCAAAATGAAACCAAAGAGGTAAGGGAGGTAGCCATCCCATTAGGACTTGTATTGAAATTGAAATCTATGGCGGTGACAAGGTGGAATGCCTGTGTGTAAAGATCAGGGGCTACGTGTCCTGGGCACATGTCCTGGTAGGAGTCTGTTACAGACCACCTAGGCAGGATGAACAGGCAGGTGATGTATTCTACAGGAGGCTGGAAGAAGTATCATGATCACCAGCCCTTGTTTTCATGAGGGATTTCAGCTTGCCAGGAAGCTGCTAGAAGTGTAACACAGCAGAGAAGAATCAATCTAGGAAGTTCTGGAGTGTGTAAGATAATTTCCTGAAACAGGAAGCGAACCAACCAGGGGAAGTGCCCCACTGGACTCACTGTTTGTGAACAGAGAAGGACTAGTGAGAGATGTGACAATTGGAGACTGTGGGCACAGCAACCACAGAATGATAGAGTTTTCAGTTTGGGATAAAGTTATGAGAGGTGCTAGCAGAACTGTATTTCCAGCAGCtagactttggcctgtttaaGAAACTGATTTCCAGAGTTCCTTTGGAATGAATCCTGAAGGTCAGAGGAGTCCACAAAGGCTGGATGTGGTCTAAGAAGGAAATGCTAAAGGTACAGAAGCAGTAAAACAAGTTTCTGAGAAAGAATACCATCTAGTGGGTTTGCTTGTGTGAGGTCgtaatatttttctcctttgggaTTACTGTAGTAGAAGATTATGGATATTGGAATTTAAAGGATTCTGGGGCCACATGCTCATGTGTAAACACAAGCAACTAAAAGAAGCTGCAAAAGGATTTTCTGACACCAAGAACTCACAAGGAGCAGAAATCCTCTGACACTTCAAGATATTTTTAGAAGGGTTTAGAACCTAATGAAACATATATCTCTGACATGACATggaatttttgcttttggttttgaagGTTTTTAGATGCTCTATGATGGTAAAATCCATTTCAAAGTTAAATACTGCTGTATTTATATTGGAAATCACAAAATCTTTATAAGGGAAATGTTGATATGCCTATTTTCGATCAGAAGATTTTGTTGAAATTTATACAACTTCCGTGAAACCTAAAGACcacctttttccccccctctctttATGCCCTGCAGAAAAAGTTTCATCTGAAAGCAAAATCTATAAATTTCTGAATAAAGGAGTAGACTTAAGCTGGTGACTGAATTCATAGAGTGAGCAGGCAGTACATGCCGGTCTGGAGCAAAAGAAAGGAATCTATCGCCACAGAGGAGGATGGTGATTGAGCTCAGCCCTGCTTAGTACCTATGGCCTTAGTCCTTTGCTTAATCCAAACATTTTAATCATGCTTTCATTATCAAACCAGCTGCATAAAACATATCCATGTACTGATTCAGCTGCTTTCTCTGATGCTCTCCCAAAAAGAAGTTTTGTATGCAGTCATCCAAATAACTTGCCCTCTTGATTACACAGCTCAGAAGAAGTCCTCCTTTGACAGTTTAATTGATTTGCATTTTGCAAATCTCTTCTGCTACATGAAATTTTATTCTTAGTCCAGTGTGTTCATGAGCAGCTTTGTATCTTACCTTTCATGCTTCATGGGAAGCATGATTCTTCCTTTACAAAACCTCCcttttcaggggaaaaacagGATTTGTTCTCAGGCAAGCactgagaaaaattattctggagGCTGCTTCTGCTTCAGCCAGATATGCAAAGCAATATGGGTGGTGTTATGTACTAGtcctataaaaataaaagctcttttAAAATTGTAGAAACATTTACAGCTGTTGGACTTCTTGCTGCATATTCTTTCCTGCAAAGTACAGCTTccatttctgattttcagaagcCTCCAAGGTTCCTCCTTGACTACCAGCCTGTTTCTATCCATGGTCATGTCCCTATCATGGCCATCCTCTTTTTCATAACATCCCTATCACTCAACCTAACAATGATGACTATTACAGCTATCCTCTCAGTAGCCCTGGGAGGCTGGATAGGATTAAACTAAATACAAACTTGAAAAGTCTTCCCATATTTACCTGTTTTGCATCTGGGCTGAATTGCCATTATTATAGTTTACAACTTCAAACTTGCCCTACTTAAATTTTACTTACACTCCCCGATACCTGCCACTGTATTCCTCACCCTTAACACAATCAAAATCCTAAACCCAgtattttcttggagaaaaatataataaaattggGAAAACAAGTGGAAAATCCCTCAGCAGAGAGCTCTTAACTAGTCACTAGTTTATATGCTTGAAAGTTCTACTGATGCAGTGTTTATTGTGCAGTACAAGTTTAAAGGTACAGTTTAAAGGACAACAACTTCATTGAATGTGGTTCTATGCCTCTCAGCCATACAAAATCCACTCTGTCCTGCTTAGTACGTgacactgcagtttgctctgttGGAATCCTTGCTTTGCCATAGCCCATGTGTCCAGTTTCTTGAAATCAGTAGGGCTTGATTGGCGAGACAGTGTTTCAGATCAGACCAGAAGAGCAAACTGTGTCTTGTGTGGGCTGTCAGCATAAATCCCTTCAACAGGGTTTAGTGATGTGCAGCTGTGGTAGCTGTGCCTGCTGTTAAACCACCCCACTCTGCACCCACTACTCGATCAGATCCTGTATCAGCATCACAGCCATGGATGGGCTTTCCTCAGACTCAAATACTGAGAACAGCTTAGCAGACTAGGACAGTGTTACATGTTCTCATACCATTAGAAAATCAGCCCCCTCTGAAGAGACTTAAAAACTGCAGCAACTATAAGCATGACAAGAAACTTTCCTGACTTGCATGTGTGTTCTTCCTCACATTCAAAAGCAAAAGGGGCATTTCTACTGCATAAGGTCAATTCACAATTGTATGTAACTTTACATGTAAtttatccttctcttttttattcttttgcagGTGGAAGATGATTGGAAATACGTAGCCATGGTAATAGACAGAGTATTTCTCTGGGTATTTATAATCCTTTGTGTATTTGGGACTGTAGGGCTCTTTATCCAGCCACTAATAGCAGAGACATAAGTCTATCCACTGCTGTTTATCCACTTTTACTCGTTTCATTTTTGATTCAGAAATTTACATACTATTCCTCTCCTCCAACATAACCCCTCTGCTCACCACCTCATCAGCACCGAGCCACAGAGGGTCCCAGAACACGAAAGTATGTGTTTACACTTATGTTTGAAATCAGAGAGATCTTAAGCATTTTAATCATATTTGAAGACAAATGGACTTGACACTAGAATATGGTTACCATTTGAGACATAT
Protein-coding sequences here:
- the CHRNA6 gene encoding neuronal acetylcholine receptor subunit alpha-6; translated protein: MHPETRLYWCCTAFCMWAFVFTSLIKDTTACESEERLFHKLFSQYNQFIRPVENVSDPVTVYFELAITQLTNVDEVNQIMETNLWLRHIWNDYKLRWDPRQYDGIEFVRVPADKIWKPDIVLYNNAVGDFQVEGKTKALLRYDGMITWTPPAIFKSSCPMDITFFPFDHQNCSLKFGSWTYDKAKIDLLIIGSKVDMNDFWENSEWEIVDASGYKHDIKYNCCEEIYTDITYSFYIRRLPMFYTVNLIIPCLFISFLTVLVFYLPSDCGEKVTLCISVLLSLTVFLLVITETIPSTSLVIPLVGEYLLFTMIFVTLSIVITVFVLNIHYRTPTTHTMPKWVKTVFLGLLPKVLLMQRPLEQQKKNLSRKNKKVSDSKLGKSKRSKLKDTKLHKEQWCSHCDKAAELSAAKRQLSHQSLEWMAEHMEYSPEVKDVISNVQFIAENMRSQNETKEVEDDWKYVAMVIDRVFLWVFIILCVFGTVGLFIQPLIAET